A genomic window from Triticum urartu cultivar G1812 chromosome 7, Tu2.1, whole genome shotgun sequence includes:
- the LOC125524634 gene encoding ervatamin-C-like gives MATTVARLLLVVTMVFLLATPMASGGNITVSFASEEVTSEEALLSLYERWAQHFGKILPRGGARGSTRFAVFAQSVRLAHQRGPGKLKLNEFADTALSNDYGSRCYIPMAQAVVQEGQRRKYPDPPASVDWRTAGAVTPVRDQGTHCGSCWAFATASAIEGLYKIEHGDLIPLSPQQLVDCDGSNRHCRGGTPAKAFQTIKLGDGIARWADYPYKGVMGWCYPARKGVGIRGWERVEPRDEIALMWAVFKRPVTVGVDANSTAFIQYRGGLFDGPCNTTLGHAMTLVGYGTTGHSDPYGEPEGVDFWLLKNTWSTAWGEAGYMRLRRGAEAKGGVCGVMLEATYPIHSYALF, from the coding sequence ATGGCCACCACTGTGGCGAGACTCCTGCTCGTGGTGACCATGGTTTTCCTCCTCGCCACGCCCATGGCGAGTGGCGGCAACATCACAGTGTCGTTCGCCTCGGAGGAGGTCACGTCGGAGGAGGCCCTCCTCTCTCTGTACGAGCGGTGGGCGCAGCACTTCgggaagattctcccaagaggaGGAGCACGCGGCAGCACCCGCTTCGCCGTCTTCGCGCAGAGTGTCCGGCTCGCGCACCAGCGCGGCCCGGGCAAACTGAAGCTCAACGAGTTCGCTGACACCGCCCTCAGCAATGACTACGGCAGCCGCTGCTACATTCCGATGGCGCAAGCCGTCGTCCAGGAGGGCCAGCGGAGAAAATACCCAGATCCGCCGGCGTCCGTGGACTGGCGCACCGCGGGCGCCGTGACGCCGGTGAGGGATCAAGGGACGCACTGTGGAAGCTGCTGGGCTTTTGCAACCGCATCAGCCATCGAGGGCCTTTACAAGATCGAGCACGGGGACCTGATCCCGCTATCGCCCCAGCAGCTCGTCGACTGCGACGGCAGCAACAGGCACTGTAGAGGCGGCACCCCGGCCAAGGCATTCCAAACCATTAAGCTTGGTGATGGCATCGCGCGATGGGCGGACTATCCGTACAAAGGTGTTATGGGCTGGTGCTACCCGGCCCGCAAAGGCGTGGGCATCAGGGGCTGGGAGCGTGTGGAGCCACGGGACGAGATTGCGCTCATGTGGGCGGTGTTCAAGCGCCCCGTCACGGTAGGGGTTGACGCCAACAGCACGGCCTTTATACAATACCGCGGTGGCCTATTCGACGGGCCCTGCAATACCACTCTCGGACACGCCATGACCCTGGTTGGGTATGGTACTACCGGACACAGCGACCCTTACGGCGAGCCGGAGGGAGTCGACTTTTGGCTCCTAAAAAATACCTGGTCCACGGCGTGGGGTGAAGCTGGCTATATGCGGCTCCGACGCGGTGCCGAAGCCAAAGGTGGGGTCTGCGGGGTAATGCTCGAGGCCACCTATCCGATCCATTCCTATGCACTATTTTAA